From the genome of Arvicola amphibius chromosome 9, mArvAmp1.2, whole genome shotgun sequence, one region includes:
- the LOC119823730 gene encoding glyceraldehyde-3-phosphate dehydrogenase-like — protein MPMVKVRMNGFGHIGRLVTRAAFTSDKVDVVAINDPFIDLNYMVYMFQYDSTHGKFKGKVKTENGKLVINGKAITIFQEQDPANIKWGDAGAEYVVESTGVFTTMEKAGAHLKGGAKRIIISAPSADAPMFVMGVNHDKYDNSLKIVSNARKCSPHRGAQLGLCGK, from the coding sequence atGCCCATGGTGAAGGTCAGAATGAATGGATTTGGCCATATTGGACGCCTGGTTACcagggctgccttcacttctgACAAAGTGGACGTTGTTGCCATCAATGACCCTTTCATCGACCTCAACTACATGGTCTACATGTTCCAGTATGACTCCACCCACGGCAAGTTCAAAGGCAAAGTCAAGACTGAGAATGGGAAGCTTGTCATCAACGGGAAGgccatcaccatcttccaggagCAAGATCCTGCCAACATCAAATGGGGTGATGCCGGCGCCGAGTATGTTGTGGAGTCAACCggtgtcttcaccaccatggagaaggctggggcccaCTTGAAGGGTGGGGCCAAAAGGATCATCATCTCTGCCCCTTCTGCCGATGCCCCTatgtttgtgatgggtgtgaaccatgacaagtatgacaattccctcaagattgtcagcaatgctAGAAAGTGTAGTCCACACAGAGGGGCACAGCTTGGCTTGTGTGGGAAATAA